From Paenibacillus sp. PvR098:
CTGATTCGTGAAGGGAATGGCCTGTACCGTTTAAATCCCGAGGCGCAAGGAGCCTTTCGTCCGATTAATGCGGAAGATCAGGTGGAAGTGCGCCAAGGCTACATCGAGCGTTCCAACGTGGATACGGGTCAATCCATGGTCGATATGATGGCCGCTTTGAGAGCATATGAAGCGAATCAGAAGATGATTCAATTTTACGATAGAAGCATGGAAAAGGCCGCTAACGAAGTCGGCCGAGTGTAGGAGGTAACACATGAACAACTCCATGATTAAATCGTCGGTATCAATGCATGCGCTGCAGCAGAAGCTGGATTTGATCGCCAATAATATCGCCAACGTTAACACAACCGGCTATAAACGGCGTGAAGCGTCCTTCCAGGATGTGCTCACCAGCGTACAGCAGCAGCCGACAGGCTTCCAGAGAGAAGGACGACTTACCCCGCTTGGATACAATCAAGGATGGGGCGCGAAGCTTGTGGAGTCGCAGCTGAACTTGGCGCAGGGTTCTCTGAAGGCTACGGACAGTCCACTCGATACGGCAATCGAAGGCAACGGCTTGTTCGAGATTTCCGCTATTGTCTTGGATGCAGAGAATAATCCGGTGCAGTCCACAAGATGGACTCGCACTGGTGCATTCGAGCTCTCTCCTTCAGCTGACCCGCTGGACCCGGACGGCATGTTCCTAATTACGAAGGACGGACATTATGTCGTTGGGGCCGATAATAATCCGATACGCATACCGAACAATCATCGAATCCTTATCGGGACGGACGGCACCATCATGGCTTATAACGATGCCGAACCAGGGGCGGTACCCATCGAAGCAGGACAAATCAAAATGGTGCGGGTCGTTCGTCCTCAGTTGCTTCAGCAGTTGGGAGATAATCTTTACGGCATGCCGGCTAACGTAACGCCGGCTCAGCAAGAGGAGATACTGCAAATCGTTACCGCTGCGAATAATGCGGTTGACCCGATAACGGTCCGACAAGGCTTTCTGGAGCAATCCAACGTCAATTTATCTGATGAAATGACAGAGCTGATGACGGTACAGAGAGCGTATCAATTGAATTCGCGA
This genomic window contains:
- a CDS encoding flagellar hook-basal body protein, producing the protein MNNSMIKSSVSMHALQQKLDLIANNIANVNTTGYKRREASFQDVLTSVQQQPTGFQREGRLTPLGYNQGWGAKLVESQLNLAQGSLKATDSPLDTAIEGNGLFEISAIVLDAENNPVQSTRWTRTGAFELSPSADPLDPDGMFLITKDGHYVVGADNNPIRIPNNHRILIGTDGTIMAYNDAEPGAVPIEAGQIKMVRVVRPQLLQQLGDNLYGMPANVTPAQQEEILQIVTAANNAVDPITVRQGFLEQSNVNLSDEMTELMTVQRAYQLNSRAVSSSDQMLNLANSLRG